In the Flavobacterium sp. 90 genome, TCTTTTCAAGAGGTTATGATATGTCAGCAAATAATATGTTCAAAAACGGATTTCGCTTTAATAGTGGTTCAATTCCTGAAGTTTCATCTTTAGAAAAAGTTGAATTTTTGAAAGGAAGTGCAGCTCTTCTATACGGAAACGTTAATCCTGGAGGAATCCTTAACATGGTTACAAAAACACCTAAATTTACTCGTGGTGGAGAAGTTTCAATGCAAATGGGAAGTTTCGCTTATTACAAACCGTCAATTGACTTTTACGGACCTTTAAACAAATATATCGCTTATCGTTTTACAGGTTCTTATGAGAACTCTGAAAGTTTTAGAGATGTTGTTAAAAACGAACGTATCTATTTTAATCCTTCTTTCCTTTTTAATGTATCTCCTAAAACGCAAATTACAGTACAAGGAGATTATTTGAGTGCTGACTGGACTCCGGATTTTGGAACTGGAATTATTGGAAAAGAAATTGTAAATGTGCCACGTAATACTTTTTTTGGAGCACTTTGGTCAAACGGAAATACAAGATCATCAAGTGCATCTGTATTGGTAAATCACAATATTAGCGAAAACTGGAAACTGAATTTTAATTCTTCTTTTCAAAATTACGACAGAACTTCTAAGTCAACAGCTCAATTATCAACTGTAGATGCAAATGGTAATTGGACAAGACCTTTGGTTCAAAATCAAAACTTAGAAAAAATATTTGGAGATCAATTAAGCTTGCAAGGAACATTTAAAACAGGAAGTATCAAACACCAGTTATTTACAGGGGTTGATTATGAAAACTCTTATGCAACGGCTTATACTTACGGGTTTTTTACCTCTCCAACTTCTACAACAGTTGCAACTTATGACACTATAAATCTTTATACTTTTGATCCTAAAAATCAAAGAACTGATGAACCAAATTCAAGAATTACAGCAATTGCAAATACAGATACAGAACGTTTTGGTGCTTATGCACAGGATTTGATTTCGTTTACAGATCAAATTAAACTTTTGGCAGGTATTCGTTGGTCTTGGCAACAATCGCAGGTAATTACAGATACTTACAACGTAAATCCAAGCACTGTAACTACTGTAGAAGCTGCAAAACGTATTGATAAAGCTTTCTCTCCAAAATTAGGATTGATTTATCAGCCAACAAGAAATACGTCTTTATTTGCAAGTTACTCAAACTCTTTTACACCAAATACCGGACTTACAGTTGATGGAAATATTTTAGAATCATCAATCATTGATCAATATGAAGCTGGTATCAAAAAAGATTTCTTTAGAGGTTTGTTAAGTACAAACGTTACGGTTTATCAAATCACAAATAGCAATTTAGCTCAAACTGCACCTTATCAAGCTGATGGTGTTACTCCAAACGCAAATACAAACATTAAAATGTTAGGTGGAGCTACAAAAAGTAAAGGTGTCGAAGTTGATATCACCGCAACTCCGGTTGAAGGTTTAAATATTAATGCTGGTTACAGTTATAATGATATGCGTTACACTAAAACTTCAGGAACAAACGGAAGTTTTATAGAAGGAGATCGTGTAGCAAGAACGCCAAGAAACACAGCCAACTTAAGCTTTTTCTATAAATTACCAAGCGGATTATTTAAAGGAGTTACATTTGGAGCTATCGGAAATTATATCGGAAACCGTTTAGCAGGATGGAATGACGATTACCTTTGGACAGCAGTTAAACCAACACCTACTAATCCAAAACCTGATCCGGCTTACACTATATCTATCAGAGATCGTGATATTCCGTTAGAAGGATATGTAACTGTAGATGTTTCTGCAGGTTATGAATGGAGAAAATTCTCAATCTTATGTAAATTATCAAACATTACAAATGAGTTAAATTATACTGTTCACGAAAATTACAGTACAAATCCAATCGCGCCTCGTCAAATCTTGACAAGCTTAAGATACAAATTCTAAAAAAAATTGAATTAGTTTAGATCGCCAAAGCTTTTTCTGCAACTTTCATTCTTGAAAAGTAGAAGTTTTGATCTTCAAGAAACCTCATTTAGCAATAAATGAGGTTTTTTGTTTTCACAAAAGAAAGTGTTCTAATTATAGTACTTTTGTCGGGTAAATACTTTCTATCTCATTAAAATAAAATTCTAAACATGTCAGATTCCAGAAAAAACCAATTACAAAAAAGTCTCGGATTAAGTTTTAATATCGCTGTTTTGATTGGAGGAACAATTGGAGTTGGAATTTTAAGAACTCCCGGATCAATTGCATCCCTGTTAGACAATTACTGGCTTATTATTGCATCGTGGCTTTTTGGCGGATTATTTGTCTTAATTGGTGCAAATTCTTATGCAGAACTAGCTACAATGCTTCCCAAAGCCGGAGGATCTTACAATTATATCAAAAGAGCTTTTGGCAATTATGCAGGATTTCTTTCCGGCTGGTTTGATTATATTACCAATGCTATTCCGCCTGCTTTTTATTGTATTGTAATAAGTGAATATATTATAATTCTGTTTCCAGATCTTAAAAACTATTCGACAGAAATGGCAATTTCTCTCTTAATTGCCTTTGTTTTATTGCATGTAAGCGGCGTAAAAAACGGAAGCACAATCCAGCAAATTACCAGTTTCTTAAAAGTGATTTGCTTCTTTGCTTTAGTCGTTGCGTGTTTTATGTATTCAGGCGTAAAATTGGCTCCAATTCCAAAAGACAATACAGCGGTTCAAATTGGTTTATTATTTGGATTTTTCAAATCACTTCAACTTATCATCGGAACTTATAACGGCTGGAATAGCGTTTGCTTTTTTGCCGAAGAAAATGATGATCCAGGCAAGAATATTCCAAAGTCACTATATAGCGGTGTTCTACTGGTAATCTCAATTTATATTTTAATAAACGTTGCTTTCTTTTATGTTTTGCCTGTAGAAAATGTTGCAAAATCAAATTTGGCTGCAGCCGATGTTGCCAATATAATCTTCGGAAAAAACGGCGCAATTATCGTTACCGTAATTTCTATTTTCTCTTTGATTAGTATTCTGAATGCTTTTATGATGATTCCTCCAAGAATTCTATACGGATTAAGCCGCGATGGTTTTTTTATCGAAAAAGGAACAACTGTAAACAAAGGCGGAACTCCAATTGTGGCACTTTTAGTTTCATCATTATTCAGCTTATTTCTAATTTGTATTGGTTCATTTGAAGTCCTGTTTTCATTTGCAGCCTTCACTTCGATTATCGTTTGGGGATTAGCTTATTGTTCTCTTATAAAACTAAGAAAATCAGAACCGGATTTACCAAGACCTTATCGTTCTGCTTGGTATCCTTGGACAACTATTATTGCAATTGTAGCTTCTTTAGCCTTATTAATAGGTTTTATATTTAGTGATCCTAAAAGCTTTATCATTATTCTTGGTATTACTTTGATTTCTTATCCTTTGTTTTTGGTTTTGAAAAAAAGGAAGTAACACCTATTTTGTCATTTCGAAGAAGGAGACTCGAGCGATAGCGAACAGATGAAGTAAATCTTCGCGAGAAATTCGAGAAAGATTCGCGACAATATAGAACGCGGATGACGCGGATTCGCTTTGCGAAAACGCAGATTAAAACGGATTTTATTAATTCAATCTTGTCATTTCTTTTTAATCGAAATAACAAAACCTTTATCCTTAATAAATCTCAGAACTGTGCCATTGCTGGAGATTTGTTCATCATAACGTTCCAGAGGAACAAATTATATTGTAGGGATGGATTTCAATCCATCCTTCGCAATCAAAATCGTCAATCTTTGTCGCGTTATATGTGTGATTTCTCCTTTCAGTCGAAATGACAAGATTGAACTAAAATCCGTTTTAATCTGCGTTTTCGCAAAGCGAATCCGCGTCATCCGCGTTCTATA is a window encoding:
- a CDS encoding TonB-dependent siderophore receptor; amino-acid sequence: MKYNLLLALSFISFASYSQNYTSTESGSTVNDTVKNKKGEILNEVLITANKPKKPIEAARSGIKVMDLPQSVQIIGSEIIEQQQAIRLSEVVKNLNGVYVSSARGGAQESFFSRGYDMSANNMFKNGFRFNSGSIPEVSSLEKVEFLKGSAALLYGNVNPGGILNMVTKTPKFTRGGEVSMQMGSFAYYKPSIDFYGPLNKYIAYRFTGSYENSESFRDVVKNERIYFNPSFLFNVSPKTQITVQGDYLSADWTPDFGTGIIGKEIVNVPRNTFFGALWSNGNTRSSSASVLVNHNISENWKLNFNSSFQNYDRTSKSTAQLSTVDANGNWTRPLVQNQNLEKIFGDQLSLQGTFKTGSIKHQLFTGVDYENSYATAYTYGFFTSPTSTTVATYDTINLYTFDPKNQRTDEPNSRITAIANTDTERFGAYAQDLISFTDQIKLLAGIRWSWQQSQVITDTYNVNPSTVTTVEAAKRIDKAFSPKLGLIYQPTRNTSLFASYSNSFTPNTGLTVDGNILESSIIDQYEAGIKKDFFRGLLSTNVTVYQITNSNLAQTAPYQADGVTPNANTNIKMLGGATKSKGVEVDITATPVEGLNINAGYSYNDMRYTKTSGTNGSFIEGDRVARTPRNTANLSFFYKLPSGLFKGVTFGAIGNYIGNRLAGWNDDYLWTAVKPTPTNPKPDPAYTISIRDRDIPLEGYVTVDVSAGYEWRKFSILCKLSNITNELNYTVHENYSTNPIAPRQILTSLRYKF
- a CDS encoding amino acid permease yields the protein MSDSRKNQLQKSLGLSFNIAVLIGGTIGVGILRTPGSIASLLDNYWLIIASWLFGGLFVLIGANSYAELATMLPKAGGSYNYIKRAFGNYAGFLSGWFDYITNAIPPAFYCIVISEYIIILFPDLKNYSTEMAISLLIAFVLLHVSGVKNGSTIQQITSFLKVICFFALVVACFMYSGVKLAPIPKDNTAVQIGLLFGFFKSLQLIIGTYNGWNSVCFFAEENDDPGKNIPKSLYSGVLLVISIYILINVAFFYVLPVENVAKSNLAAADVANIIFGKNGAIIVTVISIFSLISILNAFMMIPPRILYGLSRDGFFIEKGTTVNKGGTPIVALLVSSLFSLFLICIGSFEVLFSFAAFTSIIVWGLAYCSLIKLRKSEPDLPRPYRSAWYPWTTIIAIVASLALLIGFIFSDPKSFIIILGITLISYPLFLVLKKRK